Proteins from one Streptococcus mitis B6 genomic window:
- a CDS encoding Rha family transcriptional regulator, which produces MELVYMDGKKEPYTLSSIVAECTGLQHHTITKTIRRHQARFEQFGKVGFKIQAMESGQNTKDYILNEQQATLLVTFLKNTEQVANFKTNLVKAFFEMRDELSKFRMQRALEKPKRKTLHDSIENWEAKPKHAHSTMNNLLLKAVTDRNAKQLREERGGYNGIDSLTSDELEQYQAFEDMVIAMIGLNMSYQEIKAMAFRNKKTRQRSA; this is translated from the coding sequence ATGGAATTAGTCTACATGGACGGTAAGAAAGAGCCGTATACACTGAGCAGTATTGTGGCAGAATGCACGGGATTGCAACATCACACAATAACCAAGACGATCCGCAGACATCAAGCAAGGTTTGAACAGTTCGGAAAGGTTGGATTTAAAATCCAAGCTATGGAGAGTGGCCAGAATACCAAGGACTATATTTTGAATGAGCAACAAGCGACCTTGTTAGTTACATTCTTAAAGAACACCGAGCAAGTGGCCAACTTCAAAACCAACCTAGTCAAAGCATTCTTTGAAATGCGTGATGAACTTTCTAAGTTCCGTATGCAGAGGGCGCTAGAAAAGCCAAAAAGAAAAACCTTGCATGACAGTATTGAGAACTGGGAGGCAAAACCCAAGCACGCGCATAGCACCATGAACAACCTGCTACTGAAGGCAGTAACCGACAGGAACGCTAAGCAGTTAAGGGAAGAACGTGGGGGCTATAATGGCATCGATAGCTTGACCAGTGACGAGCTGGAGCAGTACCAGGCATTTGAGGACATGGTAATAGCTATGATTGGCTTGAATATGAGTTATCAGGAAATCAAGGCTATGGCATTCAGAAATAAAAAAACACGCCAAAGAAGCGCGTGA
- a CDS encoding glycoside hydrolase family 125 protein → MIYSKEIVREWLDEVAERAKDHPEWVDVFERCYTDTLDNTVEILEDGSTFVLTGDIPAMWLRDSTAQLRPYLHVAKRDPLLRQTIAGLVKRQMTLILKDPYANSFNIEENWKGHHETDHTDLNGWIWERKYEVDSLCYPLQLAYLLWKETGETSQFDETFVAATKEILHLWTVEQDHKNSPYRFVRDTDRKEDTLVNDGFGPNFAVTGMTWSAFRPSDDCCQYSYLIPSNMFAVVVLGYVQEIFAELDLADSQSVTTDAKRLQSEIQEGIENYAYTSNSKGEKIYAFEVDGLGNASIMDDPNVPSLLAAPYLGYCSVDDEVYQATRRTILSPENPYFYQGEYASGLGSSHTFYRYIWPIALSIQGLTTRDKAEKKFLLDQLVACDGGTGVMHESFHVDDPTLYSREWFSWANMMFCELVLDYLDIR, encoded by the coding sequence ATGATTTATTCAAAAGAAATTGTTAGAGAATGGCTAGATGAAGTGGCAGAGCGGGCTAAGGACCATCCAGAGTGGGTGGATGTTTTCGAGCGTTGCTACACCGATACCTTGGACAATACGGTTGAAATCTTAGAAGACGGTTCAACTTTTGTCTTGACTGGGGATATTCCTGCTATGTGGCTTCGAGATTCGACAGCTCAACTCAGACCCTACCTGCATGTGGCTAAAAGAGATCCCCTCCTGCGTCAGACCATTGCAGGTTTGGTTAAACGTCAGATGACCTTGATTCTAAAGGATCCTTATGCCAATTCCTTTAACATTGAGGAAAACTGGAAGGGTCACCACGAGACTGACCATACAGACCTTAATGGCTGGATTTGGGAACGCAAGTATGAGGTGGACTCGCTTTGCTATCCTTTGCAGCTGGCTTATCTCCTCTGGAAAGAGACTGGCGAGACTAGTCAGTTTGATGAGACTTTTGTCGCAGCAACTAAGGAAATTCTTCATCTGTGGACAGTGGAACAAGACCATAAGAACTCTCCTTATCGTTTTGTCCGCGATACGGACCGCAAGGAAGATACCTTGGTAAATGATGGCTTTGGCCCTAATTTTGCAGTGACAGGCATGACCTGGTCAGCTTTTCGTCCGAGTGATGACTGTTGCCAGTATAGTTACTTGATTCCGTCCAATATGTTTGCTGTGGTAGTCTTGGGTTATGTGCAAGAAATCTTTGCAGAACTGGACCTAGCTGATAGCCAGAGTGTTACTACAGACGCCAAGCGCCTCCAGTCTGAAATCCAAGAAGGAATTGAAAACTACGCCTACACAAGCAACAGCAAGGGCGAAAAGATTTATGCCTTTGAAGTGGATGGTCTAGGAAATGCCAGCATCATGGATGATCCAAACGTACCAAGTTTGTTGGCTGCACCTTATCTGGGCTACTGTTCGGTCGATGATGAAGTGTATCAAGCAACTCGTCGTACCATTCTGAGTCCTGAAAATCCATACTTCTACCAAGGAGAATACGCTAGCGGTCTCGGAAGTTCTCATACCTTCTATCGCTATATCTGGCCAATCGCCCTTTCTATCCAAGGTTTGACAACAAGAGATAAGGCAGAGAAAAAATTCTTGCTGGATCAGCTGGTTGCTTGCGATGGTGGTACAGGTGTTATGCACGAAAGCTTCCACGTGGATGACCCAACTCTTTATTCTCGTGAATGGTTCTCTTGGGCTAACATGATGTTCTGTGAATTGGTCTTGGATTACTTGGATATCCGCTAA
- a CDS encoding helix-turn-helix transcriptional regulator: MSKLRGYRVMLGLTQQQMADKLKISLQSYNNKELGKTPFNDKERLAIKSMVAEIRSDITIDELFYS; this comes from the coding sequence ATGAGCAAACTACGAGGCTATCGAGTTATGCTTGGACTAACTCAGCAACAAATGGCGGATAAGCTAAAAATTTCTTTGCAGTCGTACAACAACAAAGAATTAGGTAAAACGCCATTCAATGACAAAGAACGTCTAGCGATTAAGTCAATGGTTGCAGAAATCAGATCAGATATAACCATAGATGAACTATTTTATAGCTAG
- a CDS encoding helix-turn-helix domain-containing protein produces MNRLKELRQEKKLSQKELAENIGVHYRTLQNWENGESQIKPEKAQQLADFFGVSVGYLLGYEEAKTLENILKDAEEYLEMTEDDLLSDNYSSRIKIALSEMSDIPVLKNEIIYNLDFLSYDNLKAICQIVNELPKKEKYDL; encoded by the coding sequence ATGAATAGATTGAAAGAATTGAGACAAGAAAAAAAGCTATCTCAAAAAGAGTTAGCTGAAAATATTGGGGTTCATTATCGGACTCTTCAAAATTGGGAAAACGGAGAAAGCCAAATTAAACCAGAAAAGGCCCAGCAACTAGCTGACTTCTTCGGGGTAAGCGTTGGGTATCTGTTGGGGTATGAAGAAGCAAAAACTCTTGAAAACATTTTAAAAGATGCAGAAGAATACTTAGAAATGACTGAAGATGACCTTTTATCAGATAATTATAGTTCAAGAATAAAGATAGCCTTAAGCGAAATGTCTGATATTCCTGTACTAAAAAACGAAATCATATATAATTTAGACTTTTTGTCATACGATAATTTAAAAGCTATTTGTCAAATTGTCAATGAATTACCTAAAAAGGAAAAATACGACCTATAG
- a CDS encoding primase alpha helix C-terminal domain-containing protein, with amino-acid sequence MTIYEAKGFQSNLVYPFDKIEPFQYIERFKPLVVPEGANIEEFKRTQAPYCISGKVTPEKHGSYKRNNSSLIYRDLIFLDYDDIQGTSEGFIKAVSSALFGYSYILYPTIKHSLEKPRFRLVVKPANVMNESTYKQVVKEIADKIGLPFDMASLTWSQLQGLPVTTGDPASYQKIVEHGLDYPVPKVEPRAKQETTERYKPRASGQRSMTMRIIDTLFNGFGDEGGRNVALTRFVGLLFNKWVDCDLETAYELTKIANSVTVEPLPIEELDRSFSSIARAEYRKRG; translated from the coding sequence ATGACAATTTATGAGGCTAAAGGCTTTCAGAGTAATCTTGTCTATCCATTTGATAAAATTGAGCCGTTCCAGTACATTGAACGCTTTAAGCCTTTGGTAGTCCCTGAAGGGGCAAACATTGAAGAATTTAAACGTACACAAGCGCCTTACTGTATCAGTGGGAAAGTGACGCCAGAAAAGCATGGCAGTTACAAGCGAAACAACTCCAGTCTAATTTATCGGGATTTGATTTTCCTTGATTATGACGATATACAGGGGACGTCTGAGGGCTTTATAAAGGCCGTTTCTAGCGCTTTATTTGGCTACTCTTACATCTTATACCCGACTATTAAACATAGCTTAGAAAAGCCCCGTTTTCGCCTTGTAGTGAAGCCTGCCAACGTGATGAACGAGTCAACCTATAAGCAGGTAGTGAAAGAGATTGCTGACAAGATTGGGCTACCCTTTGACATGGCTAGTTTAACATGGTCACAACTCCAAGGGCTACCAGTAACAACAGGCGACCCAGCAAGTTATCAAAAGATTGTGGAGCATGGACTTGATTATCCAGTCCCCAAGGTTGAACCAAGAGCGAAGCAAGAAACTACTGAGCGTTACAAGCCTAGAGCAAGTGGCCAGAGGTCAATGACTATGAGAATTATTGACACGCTTTTTAATGGCTTTGGAGATGAGGGAGGGCGCAACGTAGCACTGACACGCTTTGTAGGTTTACTCTTTAATAAGTGGGTTGATTGCGACCTAGAGACCGCCTACGAGCTGACAAAGATAGCTAATAGCGTGACAGTTGAACCATTGCCTATTGAGGAGCTAGACCGCAGTTTTAGCAGTATAGCACGGGCTGAATATAGAAAGAGAGGATAG
- a CDS encoding ROK family protein produces the protein MTIATIDIGGTGIKFASLTPDGKILDKTSIPTPENLEDLLAWIDQRLSEEDYSGIAMSVPGAVNQETGVIDGFSAVPYIHGFSWYEALSSYQIPVHLENDANCVGLSELLAHPELENAACVVIGTGIGGAMIINGRLHRGRHGLGGEFGYMTTLAPAEKLNNWSQLASTGNMVRYVIEKSGQTDWDGRKIYQEAAAGNTLCQEAIERMNRNLAQGLLNIQYLIDPDVISLGGSISQNPDFIQGVKKAVDNFVETYEEYTVAPVIQACTYHADANLYGALVNWLQEENQW, from the coding sequence ATGACTATTGCAACGATTGATATCGGAGGGACTGGGATTAAGTTTGCCAGTCTGACTCCTGATGGGAAAATACTAGATAAGACAAGTATCCCAACACCAGAAAACTTGGAGGACTTACTAGCGTGGATAGATCAACGCTTGTCAGAAGAGGATTATAGCGGGATTGCTATGAGCGTTCCAGGCGCGGTCAATCAAGAGACAGGTGTGATTGATGGCTTCAGTGCCGTGCCCTACATCCACGGATTTTCTTGGTATGAGGCGCTTAGCTCTTATCAGATTCCTGTCCATCTGGAAAATGATGCCAACTGCGTTGGACTCAGTGAATTACTGGCCCATCCAGAACTTGAAAATGCAGCCTGTGTCGTGATTGGGACAGGGATTGGCGGAGCCATGATTATCAATGGTAGACTTCATCGAGGTCGCCACGGCCTGGGTGGAGAATTTGGCTACATGACCACCCTTGCCCCTGCTGAAAAGCTCAACAACTGGTCGCAACTAGCGTCAACTGGAAATATGGTACGCTACGTGATTGAAAAATCTGGTCAGACTGATTGGGACGGTCGCAAGATTTACCAAGAGGCCGCAGCAGGAAATACCCTTTGCCAAGAAGCCATTGAGCGCATGAACCGTAATCTGGCTCAAGGCTTGCTCAATATTCAGTATTTGATTGATCCAGATGTCATTAGCCTGGGAGGCTCTATCAGTCAAAATCCAGATTTTATTCAGGGTGTCAAGAAGGCTGTTGATAACTTTGTCGAGACCTACGAAGAATACACGGTCGCACCTGTCATTCAAGCCTGTACCTATCATGCAGATGCTAATCTTTACGGTGCCCTTGTCAACTGGTTGCAGGAGGAAAACCAATGGTAA
- a CDS encoding alpha-mannosidase produces the protein MENVVVHIISHSHWDREWYLPFESHRMQLVELFDNLFDLFENDPEFKSFHLDGQTIVLDDYLEIRPENRDKVQRYIDEGKLKIGPFYILQDDYLISSEANVRNTLIGQAECAKWGKSTQIGYFPDTFGNMGQAPQILQKSGIHVAAFGRGVKPIGFDNQVLEDEQFTSQFSEMYWQGADGSRVLGILFANWYSNGNEIPVDKDEALTFWKQKLLDVRNYASTNQWLMMNGCDHQPVQKNLSEAIRVANELFPDMTFVHSSFDEYVQAVESALPEQLSTVTGELTSQETDGWYTLANTSSSRIYLKQAFQENSNLLEQVVEPLTIITGGHNHKDQLTYAWKTLLQNAPHDSICGCSVDEVHREMETRFAKVNQVGNFVKSNLLNEWKGKIATAKAQSDYIFTVINTGLHDKVDTVSTVIDVATCDFKELHPTEGYKKMVALTLPSYRVEDLDGRPVEAKIEDLGANFEYDLPKDKFRQARIARQVRVTIPVHLAPLSWTTFQLLEGEQEHREGIYQNGMIDTPFVTVSVDDNIKVYDKTTHEAYEDFIRFEDRGDIGNEYIYFQPKGTEPIYAELKGYEVLENTARYAKILLKHELTVPVSADEKLEEEQKGIIEFMKREAGRSEELTSIPLETELTVFVDNPQIRFKTRFTNTAKDHRIRLLVKTHNTRPSNDSESIYEVVTRPNKPAASWENPENPQHQQAFVSLYDDEKGVTVSNKGLNEYEILGDDTIAVTILRASGELGDWGYFPTPEAQCLREFEVEFALECHQAQERFSAYRRAKALQTPFTSLQLARQEGSVAATGSLLSHSVLSIPQICPTAFKVAENEEGYVLRYYNMCSENVRVPESQHLFLDLLERPYPVHRDLILPQEIRTEFIKKEGI, from the coding sequence ATGGAAAATGTTGTCGTACATATTATCTCACATAGTCACTGGGACCGTGAGTGGTACTTGCCTTTTGAAAGCCATCGTATGCAGTTGGTGGAATTGTTTGACAATCTCTTTGATCTCTTTGAAAATGACCCTGAGTTCAAGAGCTTCCACTTGGATGGTCAAACCATTGTCCTTGATGACTACTTGGAGATTCGCCCTGAAAATCGCGACAAAGTCCAGCGCTACATTGACGAAGGAAAATTGAAAATTGGTCCTTTTTACATCTTGCAAGATGATTACTTGATTTCAAGTGAAGCCAATGTCCGCAATACATTGATTGGTCAAGCAGAATGTGCAAAATGGGGCAAATCTACTCAGATTGGTTACTTCCCAGATACCTTTGGGAATATGGGACAAGCGCCTCAAATTCTTCAAAAATCAGGCATTCATGTGGCCGCTTTTGGTCGTGGTGTGAAACCGATTGGATTTGATAACCAAGTCCTCGAAGATGAGCAGTTTACTTCTCAGTTTTCCGAAATGTACTGGCAGGGTGCGGATGGTAGTCGTGTTTTGGGTATTCTCTTTGCCAACTGGTATAGTAACGGGAATGAAATCCCGGTTGATAAAGACGAGGCATTGACCTTCTGGAAACAAAAATTGTTAGATGTGCGTAACTACGCTTCGACCAACCAATGGTTGATGATGAATGGCTGTGACCATCAGCCTGTTCAGAAAAATCTAAGCGAAGCCATTCGTGTGGCAAATGAACTCTTCCCAGATATGACCTTTGTTCATAGTTCTTTTGATGAATATGTTCAAGCTGTAGAAAGTGCCCTACCAGAGCAACTATCAACGGTTACAGGTGAGTTGACCAGTCAGGAAACAGATGGCTGGTACACACTTGCCAACACTTCTTCATCTCGTATTTATCTCAAACAAGCCTTCCAAGAAAATAGCAACCTCCTAGAGCAAGTTGTAGAACCCTTGACGATTATCACTGGGGGGCACAACCACAAGGATCAGTTGACCTATGCTTGGAAAACACTCTTGCAGAACGCGCCGCATGATAGCATCTGTGGCTGTAGCGTGGACGAAGTTCACCGCGAGATGGAAACTCGTTTTGCCAAGGTCAACCAAGTAGGAAACTTTGTTAAGAGTAATCTTCTGAACGAGTGGAAGGGAAAAATCGCTACAGCTAAGGCTCAAAGTGACTATATCTTTACTGTCATTAACACAGGTTTGCATGATAAGGTCGATACTGTCAGCACAGTAATTGATGTTGCGACTTGTGATTTCAAGGAATTGCACCCAACAGAAGGCTACAAGAAGATGGTTGCTCTTACCTTGCCAAGTTACCGTGTGGAGGACTTGGATGGTCGTCCTGTAGAGGCTAAAATCGAAGACCTTGGGGCTAATTTTGAGTATGATTTACCAAAAGACAAGTTCCGCCAAGCTCGTATCGCTCGCCAAGTGCGCGTGACCATTCCAGTTCACCTAGCACCACTTTCTTGGACAACCTTCCAATTGCTGGAAGGAGAGCAAGAACACCGTGAGGGTATTTACCAAAACGGAATGATTGATACGCCATTTGTAACGGTGAGTGTGGATGACAACATTAAAGTCTATGATAAGACAACTCATGAAGCCTATGAAGATTTTATCCGCTTCGAAGACCGTGGTGACATAGGAAACGAGTATATCTATTTCCAACCAAAAGGAACAGAGCCAATCTATGCAGAGCTTAAGGGCTACGAGGTCTTGGAAAACACAGCTCGCTACGCTAAGATTTTGCTCAAACATGAATTGACCGTGCCTGTCAGTGCAGATGAAAAGCTAGAAGAAGAGCAAAAAGGCATCATCGAGTTTATGAAGCGTGAAGCTGGACGTTCAGAAGAGTTGACAAGCATTCCTCTGGAAACTGAGTTGACTGTCTTTGTTGATAATCCACAAATCCGATTTAAGACTCGCTTTACCAACACTGCCAAAGACCACCGTATCCGTCTCTTGGTCAAGACTCATAATACTCGTCCAAGCAATGATTCTGAAAGCATCTATGAGGTGGTGACACGACCAAACAAACCAGCAGCTTCATGGGAAAATCCTGAAAATCCTCAACACCAACAAGCCTTTGTTAGTCTGTATGACGATGAAAAAGGTGTGACTGTATCCAACAAGGGATTGAATGAATACGAAATCCTTGGAGACGACACTATTGCAGTGACCATTCTGCGTGCGTCAGGTGAGCTAGGTGACTGGGGCTACTTCCCAACACCAGAAGCACAATGCTTGCGTGAGTTTGAAGTCGAGTTTGCGCTTGAATGCCACCAAGCCCAAGAACGCTTCTCAGCCTATCGTCGTGCTAAAGCCTTGCAGACACCATTTACCAGCCTTCAGCTTGCTAGACAGGAAGGAAGCGTGGCTGCGACTGGTAGCCTTTTGAGCCATTCTGTTCTCAGCATACCGCAAATCTGTCCAACAGCCTTTAAGGTAGCTGAAAATGAAGAAGGTTATGTCCTTCGCTACTACAATATGTGTAGTGAAAATGTACGTGTACCGGAAAGTCAACATCTCTTCCTTGACCTACTGGAACGACCATACCCAGTTCATAGAGACCTCATTTTACCACAAGAGATTCGTACAGAATTCATCAAAAAAGAAGGAATTTAA
- a CDS encoding phage/plasmid primase, P4 family: protein MADSKHLENVKAGRLTEAQHEELAQQKGEEKSSKALPTNPLGVAIMLKKYVRFIRIKPEAQGQKAPLYFYNPDFGIWLEDNEFLQDLISVIYPNATEKQAFDTLYKIARQSQMREIQGNYTVIGKQLYNAKTGIFEETTPEITATRKIKTGYSPGAEEPIINGWKPTAWLLELFDGDKELYNLAIQIIKASVTGQSLQKIFWLFGEGGTGKGTFQQLLINLVGMENVASLKITGLTKSQFSTSILLGKSLVIGDDVQKDAVIRDTSDMFSLATGDIMTIEDKGKRPYSIRLNMTVVQSSNGLPRMNGDKSAIDRRFRILPFTKIFKGNPNKAIKDDYINRKEVLEYLVKLAIETPIADINPTKSIEILEEHHKDMNPVIDFVSKFFTDELTSEFIPNSFVYHVWKGFLEYYGIKENRSEMGLHREIKSNLPEGFAVGQKVIPAGQQIHKGFYPKEDLPPFASVAYANGRATPEKQKKPKNERGYYNHWPEYKKRRKRK, encoded by the coding sequence ATGGCAGACAGCAAACACCTTGAAAATGTAAAGGCAGGCAGGTTGACCGAGGCCCAGCATGAAGAACTAGCCCAGCAGAAAGGCGAGGAAAAGAGCAGTAAGGCCTTACCAACTAATCCGCTGGGAGTTGCTATTATGTTAAAAAAGTACGTCCGATTTATTAGAATTAAGCCAGAGGCACAAGGGCAAAAAGCCCCATTATATTTCTATAATCCTGATTTTGGTATCTGGTTAGAGGATAATGAATTTTTGCAAGATCTTATTTCTGTCATTTATCCAAACGCAACGGAAAAACAGGCATTTGACACGCTTTATAAAATAGCTAGACAGAGCCAAATGAGGGAAATCCAAGGCAATTATACTGTAATTGGGAAACAGCTATACAATGCTAAGACAGGCATTTTTGAAGAAACGACACCAGAGATTACAGCAACAAGAAAGATAAAAACAGGTTATAGCCCTGGAGCAGAAGAGCCTATAATTAACGGCTGGAAGCCGACAGCTTGGCTTTTAGAGTTGTTTGACGGTGACAAGGAGCTTTATAACCTTGCTATCCAGATTATAAAAGCAAGCGTCACAGGGCAGTCTTTGCAAAAAATCTTTTGGCTTTTCGGTGAAGGTGGAACAGGAAAAGGAACTTTTCAGCAGTTACTTATAAACCTAGTTGGTATGGAAAATGTGGCAAGTTTGAAGATCACTGGTTTAACAAAAAGTCAATTTTCAACGTCTATATTATTGGGAAAGTCGCTTGTAATCGGTGATGATGTACAAAAGGACGCAGTAATTAGAGACACTTCAGATATGTTTAGCTTAGCAACAGGCGACATAATGACCATAGAGGACAAAGGGAAACGCCCTTATAGCATACGCCTTAATATGACGGTAGTACAATCTTCTAATGGTTTACCAAGAATGAACGGGGATAAATCAGCTATTGATAGGCGATTTAGAATTTTACCTTTTACCAAAATATTCAAAGGTAATCCTAACAAGGCTATCAAAGACGATTACATTAATCGCAAAGAAGTGCTGGAGTACCTGGTTAAGTTGGCTATTGAAACACCAATCGCTGACATTAACCCTACGAAGTCTATTGAAATACTTGAAGAACACCATAAGGACATGAACCCCGTTATTGATTTTGTTTCTAAGTTTTTTACTGATGAATTGACAAGTGAGTTTATTCCTAATAGTTTTGTCTATCACGTTTGGAAAGGTTTCCTAGAATACTATGGTATTAAAGAAAACAGGTCAGAAATGGGCTTACATCGAGAAATCAAAAGCAACCTGCCTGAAGGTTTCGCAGTTGGCCAGAAGGTTATCCCTGCAGGGCAACAGATCCATAAAGGTTTTTATCCTAAAGAAGACCTACCGCCGTTTGCAAGCGTAGCCTATGCTAATGGTAGGGCAACACCCGAAAAGCAGAAAAAGCCAAAGAATGAACGCGGGTATTACAACCATTGGCCAGAGTACAAAAAGAGAAGGAAAAGAAAATAA
- a CDS encoding transcriptional regulator — protein MELDKFKTMMNVRERMTYFLRFQRMAGSENQVSIDEEAWKLVLPDQWNLSGEHEKAIREGLEIFANDINKIENKRARKYFIIHYCYMRKKTMSECVEMAGTSSTSYHRYKQIAVLNFARIHQNGELEAYK, from the coding sequence ATGGAGCTGGATAAGTTTAAAACGATGATGAACGTCAGAGAGAGGATGACATACTTTCTGAGATTCCAGAGGATGGCAGGGAGTGAAAACCAAGTTAGTATCGATGAAGAGGCTTGGAAACTTGTCTTACCTGATCAGTGGAATTTGAGTGGTGAACATGAAAAAGCAATCCGTGAGGGGTTGGAAATATTCGCCAACGATATCAATAAGATAGAGAACAAGCGAGCCAGAAAATACTTTATTATCCATTATTGCTACATGAGGAAGAAAACAATGAGTGAATGCGTAGAGATGGCAGGTACTAGCTCCACTAGCTACCACCGATACAAACAGATAGCCGTCTTAAACTTTGCGAGAATCCACCAGAACGGAGAGCTAGAAGCATATAAGTAG
- a CDS encoding ATP-binding protein, whose protein sequence is MENRDSEKLLKLLTKNEDEIIEYKVNNNDHERIGKYISALANSSAILNRQFSYLIWGIDDDSKEIFGTKFYPKTEKHGGEPFITWLERMLDPRITIRFEEYDIDQNHVVVLVIHMNAGRPVAFKGDRYIRSGSSLKNLKDYPEKERELWKSFEARSFEKEYAKTACTFDEIKELLDVNSYLKMLGHFVGSTDEEIITHMINDGIVEPSGKSFNLTNMGAFTFAKNLKNFENLSSHALRVIRYDGNNKLSAVADNTASKGVAVGFDGLLKFINSHLPRKPETLKENGQITSDTDYPPLVIREIVANQIVHQDFSVKGSSPIIEIFDNRVVFTNPGSPLNRPERLLDMPPYSRNEDLANLFRKMHLVESRGSGIDKIILTLELNHLPAPDITAKDNYTVVTLHQRRTIQEMGNREKINAIYYHSAILYIEDDYMTNSTLRERFGLTNKQSSVASKLISLALENNKIKIYDENAGKKNMQYIPYWGIGYNE, encoded by the coding sequence ATGGAAAATAGAGATTCAGAAAAATTATTAAAGTTATTAACTAAAAATGAAGATGAAATTATTGAATATAAAGTAAATAATAATGATCATGAACGTATAGGTAAATATATATCAGCTTTGGCCAATTCATCAGCAATTTTAAATCGACAATTTTCGTACCTAATTTGGGGGATTGACGACGATTCAAAAGAGATTTTTGGCACGAAGTTCTACCCAAAAACTGAAAAACATGGTGGAGAACCATTTATTACTTGGCTAGAAAGAATGCTCGACCCTCGTATTACAATTCGGTTTGAAGAATATGATATTGATCAAAATCATGTTGTCGTTCTAGTTATCCATATGAATGCTGGTAGACCTGTTGCTTTTAAAGGGGATCGATATATCAGAAGCGGTTCATCTTTGAAAAATTTAAAGGATTATCCTGAAAAAGAAAGAGAGTTATGGAAATCCTTTGAGGCACGATCATTTGAAAAAGAATATGCAAAAACTGCATGTACATTTGATGAAATCAAAGAATTACTTGATGTTAATTCTTATTTGAAAATGTTAGGCCATTTTGTCGGTTCAACTGACGAAGAAATTATTACCCATATGATAAACGATGGTATTGTAGAACCTTCTGGGAAAAGTTTTAATTTGACCAATATGGGGGCATTTACTTTCGCAAAAAATCTTAAAAACTTTGAAAATCTATCATCGCATGCTTTAAGAGTAATCAGATATGATGGTAATAATAAACTCAGTGCAGTAGCCGATAATACAGCTAGTAAAGGAGTTGCTGTTGGTTTTGATGGTTTGCTAAAATTTATCAATAGTCATTTACCTAGAAAACCTGAGACATTAAAAGAAAACGGACAAATAACCTCTGATACGGATTATCCCCCTCTTGTTATACGTGAGATTGTTGCAAATCAAATAGTGCATCAGGATTTTTCTGTAAAAGGGAGCTCACCAATAATTGAAATCTTTGATAATAGAGTAGTATTTACCAATCCTGGTTCCCCTCTTAATCGTCCAGAACGATTGCTTGACATGCCTCCATACTCTCGAAATGAAGATTTAGCTAATCTATTTCGAAAGATGCATCTAGTAGAATCGCGTGGTAGCGGTATAGACAAGATTATACTGACCCTTGAATTAAATCACTTACCTGCTCCCGATATCACTGCAAAAGATAATTATACTGTCGTTACTTTACATCAACGACGAACAATCCAAGAAATGGGTAACAGAGAAAAAATAAATGCTATTTATTATCATTCCGCCATACTTTACATCGAAGATGATTATATGACAAATAGCACACTTAGAGAAAGATTTGGATTGACAAATAAACAATCATCCGTTGCCTCTAAACTCATTTCTCTTGCATTAGAAAATAATAAAATAAAAATCTATGATGAAAATGCTGGTAAAAAGAATATGCAATATATCCCTTACTGGGGCATTGGTTACAATGAATAA